In a single window of the Leptospira sanjuanensis genome:
- a CDS encoding alpha/beta hydrolase: MKNFFSAIKFALNTRNDATKGILEEELQLTVGNETVGILKFFPENKTTTKGTILAVNGMAYLGNQDPRFKAVCRGMASCGFLVFSPQMQEISEFKIKLESIEKIKGLILTISSDPTFCPDGRISLFAPSFSASMGLIAAAEPDVGQRVKSICTIGAYGNVQTTLDYLMSAEDSDEYGRMILLWNFVHFGIGENEEVRKALHASIMDGSILRDSPELPKVLETMKPDNREIFIKLKEDREYRSEIWNRILRNAGPFRSFLQDLQVYNKLEDLRAHVALIHGVRDNVVPASESSLILERLLERDLPRNRSKLVLTPLISHGDIGITLKTLPALWSLLGGFAFFFKHAASKTAASV; this comes from the coding sequence ATGAAAAACTTTTTCTCCGCGATCAAATTCGCACTCAACACACGCAATGATGCAACAAAAGGAATTCTCGAAGAAGAGCTGCAGCTGACCGTCGGAAACGAAACCGTGGGAATTCTAAAATTTTTTCCCGAAAACAAAACGACGACGAAAGGAACGATCCTCGCCGTAAACGGAATGGCGTATCTTGGAAATCAAGATCCTCGGTTTAAAGCCGTTTGTCGAGGAATGGCTTCTTGCGGCTTTCTCGTGTTTTCTCCGCAGATGCAGGAGATCAGCGAATTCAAGATCAAACTCGAAAGCATCGAAAAGATCAAGGGATTGATTCTTACCATATCCTCCGATCCTACGTTTTGTCCGGACGGGAGAATTTCTTTGTTCGCGCCTTCATTTTCCGCGAGCATGGGTTTGATCGCAGCGGCGGAACCGGACGTGGGACAAAGAGTCAAATCCATCTGCACGATCGGCGCGTATGGAAACGTACAAACGACTCTCGATTATCTGATGTCCGCGGAAGATTCGGACGAGTACGGAAGAATGATTCTTCTGTGGAACTTCGTTCATTTCGGAATCGGTGAAAACGAAGAAGTCCGCAAGGCGTTGCACGCTAGTATCATGGACGGAAGTATTCTCCGGGATTCTCCGGAACTTCCCAAGGTTTTAGAAACGATGAAACCGGATAACAGAGAAATCTTTATCAAACTCAAAGAGGATCGTGAATATCGCTCCGAGATTTGGAATCGGATCCTTCGTAACGCGGGACCGTTCCGTTCGTTTCTTCAGGATCTTCAGGTTTACAACAAACTCGAGGATTTAAGAGCGCATGTCGCTTTGATCCACGGCGTGAGGGATAACGTGGTTCCCGCTTCGGAGTCTTCTTTGATTTTGGAACGATTGTTGGAAAGGGATCTTCCGAGGAATCGATCCAAGCTGGTTTTAACGCCTTTGATCTCTCACGGAGATATCGGCATTACTTTAAAAACATTGCCCGCGCTGTGGAGTCTTTTGGGAGGGTTTGCGTTTTTTTTCAAACATGCGGCGTCCAAGACCGCCGCTTCCGTTTAA
- a CDS encoding glycerophosphodiester phosphodiesterase, protein MIERIKDKNDLKAPLVFAHRGFSGEFPENTMIAFKKAIDAKADLIELDVTLSEDREVVVIHDDDLDRTTKLVGNVRNFEAEILTNLDAGSWFSRKFKKETIPLLSDVLRLIRKSKTDLNVEIKSTAMDSSVNENSIETKVLNLIRTFQVSDRIVISSFSWECLERIRNLDPRIKLGVLVGDESGNVEEAIEFAQTIRAWSIHPSAEEATEENLRRISEKNFLSVVYTVNEVSEMKRFLGRGANGLFTNFPKQMRRLVKKGF, encoded by the coding sequence ATGATCGAAAGAATAAAAGATAAGAACGATCTGAAAGCTCCGCTCGTATTCGCGCATCGCGGCTTTAGCGGAGAATTTCCCGAAAACACGATGATCGCTTTTAAAAAGGCGATCGATGCAAAAGCCGATCTCATCGAGTTGGACGTTACCCTTTCGGAAGATCGGGAAGTTGTTGTCATTCACGACGACGATCTGGATCGAACCACAAAACTCGTGGGAAACGTTCGCAACTTTGAAGCGGAGATTTTAACGAACTTGGACGCCGGTTCCTGGTTTTCGCGGAAGTTTAAGAAGGAAACGATTCCATTGTTAAGCGACGTTCTTCGGTTGATCCGGAAATCAAAGACGGATCTGAACGTCGAAATCAAATCGACTGCGATGGATTCTTCCGTAAACGAAAACTCGATCGAGACGAAGGTCTTGAATTTGATTCGAACGTTTCAAGTTTCGGATCGAATCGTGATCTCTTCCTTTTCCTGGGAATGTTTGGAAAGAATCCGCAATCTCGATCCGCGGATCAAGTTAGGCGTTCTTGTGGGAGACGAAAGCGGCAACGTGGAAGAGGCGATCGAGTTTGCGCAAACGATTCGCGCTTGGAGCATTCACCCTTCCGCTGAGGAAGCGACCGAGGAGAATCTCCGCCGCATCTCGGAAAAAAATTTCCTGAGCGTCGTTTATACGGTCAACGAGGTCTCGGAAATGAAACGGTTTTTAGGAAGAGGCGCGAACGGACTTTTTACGAATTTCCCGAAACAAATGCGGCGGTTGGTCAAGAAAGGTTTTTGA
- a CDS encoding exonuclease: MDKESLYDHEKYEELMPSYLYLKNEADATDQEAIFLSPKEVEILYQIRNHTTLEGFFSGKILKIWRDEGSKPIYVNTLKKLSDENLIFVFPEFKFLPETSQLTVCLCLVSEKEFKNSNRENLKEIYLNSLSKSAFAIQNYILGCEPFQISELISIFEYLISGTAAGTFVKESFSIKKWIQTFTFSELLKEETIADSIQFILENIQEGEYIAVTKTTGLFHVSDELSAKAFEILKGYYLNQFSKRLKERFPAAWSLVLEYRKGIVIDVNHSGPISGIEEKFVSDELKIIRENLNDLIPESFKDFLILANYIAQKHDRERNLRASAEELKSIKMLKTMMSMKNQTLSQFVTINLDEDREFSYSIVDNLKRDPDCISCDWYEKGKKIACLCNKKEDTILSLIQLMIEKYSFKTELIKNFLYLLKKEKSALGQLYANPDFKSALNKLKYSCYRENLSWFSKVLSFLGVYGLLESSLEHEESITQFEQLSREIAYKENRRKQLEKIRAEWLSETEVELENAVTEVVSNPKSKPRSR, translated from the coding sequence TGAAGAACTCATGCCCTCGTATCTCTATTTGAAAAACGAAGCCGACGCGACGGATCAGGAAGCCATTTTTTTAAGCCCGAAAGAAGTGGAGATTCTTTATCAGATTCGGAATCATACCACGTTGGAAGGTTTCTTCAGCGGAAAGATTCTGAAGATATGGAGGGACGAAGGTTCCAAACCGATCTACGTCAACACGCTGAAAAAACTCTCGGATGAAAATCTCATCTTCGTATTTCCTGAATTCAAATTCCTGCCGGAAACGAGCCAACTCACCGTATGTCTTTGTCTCGTCTCCGAAAAGGAGTTCAAAAATTCGAACCGAGAAAACCTCAAAGAAATTTATCTCAACAGCCTGAGTAAATCCGCCTTCGCGATTCAAAACTATATTCTCGGCTGCGAGCCGTTTCAAATCAGCGAACTCATTTCGATCTTCGAATATCTGATTTCCGGGACCGCGGCGGGAACGTTCGTAAAGGAATCCTTCAGCATCAAAAAATGGATTCAAACGTTCACGTTCAGCGAACTTCTGAAAGAGGAAACGATCGCCGATTCGATCCAATTCATTCTGGAAAACATTCAAGAAGGCGAATATATCGCCGTCACAAAAACGACGGGATTGTTCCACGTTAGCGACGAACTTTCCGCGAAAGCGTTCGAAATCCTGAAAGGATATTATCTCAACCAATTTTCCAAACGTCTGAAAGAACGTTTCCCTGCGGCCTGGAGTTTGGTTCTCGAATATAGAAAGGGAATCGTGATCGACGTAAATCACAGCGGACCGATTTCGGGAATCGAGGAAAAATTCGTTTCGGACGAACTGAAAATCATCCGCGAAAACCTAAACGATCTAATTCCGGAATCGTTTAAAGATTTTCTAATATTGGCGAATTACATCGCGCAAAAACACGATCGGGAAAGGAATCTGCGCGCGTCCGCCGAGGAACTAAAGTCGATCAAGATGCTCAAAACGATGATGTCGATGAAAAACCAGACCTTATCGCAATTCGTCACGATCAATCTCGACGAGGATCGTGAATTTTCCTATTCGATCGTGGACAATCTCAAACGTGACCCGGATTGTATCTCCTGCGATTGGTACGAAAAAGGGAAAAAGATCGCGTGCCTTTGTAATAAAAAGGAGGACACGATCCTTTCTTTGATTCAACTGATGATTGAGAAATATTCGTTCAAAACGGAACTCATTAAGAATTTCTTATATCTTTTGAAAAAGGAAAAAAGCGCGTTGGGACAACTCTACGCGAATCCGGATTTCAAATCCGCTCTTAACAAACTGAAATATTCCTGTTACAGGGAAAATCTTTCGTGGTTTTCCAAGGTGTTGAGCTTTTTAGGAGTGTACGGACTGTTGGAAAGTTCTCTCGAACACGAAGAATCCATCACACAATTCGAACAACTCAGCCGCGAAATCGCTTATAAGGAAAACCGCAGAAAACAATTGGAAAAAATCCGGGCCGAATGGCTGAGCGAAACCGAAGTCGAATTGGAAAACGCGGTAACGGAGGTTGTGTCGAATCCGAAATCCAAACCGAGATCGCGTTAG
- a CDS encoding globin domain-containing protein has translation MEEPPLFIPPSGPPGPIPGLQTVFASAGENGLRRLVSDFYDQIPSSQIAFMFPENLEESKIKSADFLIQVTGGPPLYSQNYGPPRMRARHLPFPIDEKARRVWLACYRKALEDWEAEESVKEILWNFFRDFSAWMVNLESKTEE, from the coding sequence ATGGAAGAACCTCCTCTTTTTATTCCGCCGAGCGGTCCGCCCGGTCCGATTCCCGGTCTACAAACGGTTTTCGCTTCCGCAGGGGAGAATGGTCTACGCAGACTCGTTTCCGATTTTTACGATCAAATTCCGTCGAGCCAAATCGCTTTTATGTTTCCCGAAAATCTGGAAGAGAGTAAAATCAAATCCGCCGATTTTTTGATTCAAGTAACGGGCGGTCCTCCGTTGTATTCCCAGAACTACGGACCGCCGAGAATGCGAGCGAGACATCTTCCGTTTCCGATCGATGAAAAGGCTAGACGAGTCTGGCTTGCTTGTTATCGGAAGGCTTTGGAAGATTGGGAAGCGGAAGAATCCGTGAAGGAAATTCTTTGGAATTTTTTTAGGGATTTTTCGGCGTGGATGGTGAACTTGGAGAGCAAAACGGAGGAATGA
- a CDS encoding SET domain-containing protein, producing the protein MQLRKKSSRSRIFKEKDFDIKASSIPGIGMGLFPKENVNKGDTIGYYTGRILSDKIANSSKYCESKYLLWICKDYWIYGEGKESNYTRFMNHSSKPNVKLVVSVRWKTARFEAIRKIKAGEELFFDYGDEYWINTDIDPVERN; encoded by the coding sequence ATGCAGTTACGTAAAAAGTCTTCTCGTTCCCGTATCTTTAAAGAAAAGGACTTCGATATCAAAGCGTCTTCGATTCCTGGAATCGGCATGGGACTCTTCCCCAAAGAGAACGTCAACAAAGGCGATACGATCGGTTATTATACCGGAAGAATTCTTTCGGATAAAATCGCGAACTCATCCAAATACTGCGAATCGAAGTATTTACTCTGGATCTGCAAGGACTATTGGATCTATGGAGAAGGCAAAGAAAGCAATTATACCCGCTTTATGAATCACAGCTCCAAACCGAACGTTAAGTTAGTCGTATCGGTTCGCTGGAAGACCGCAAGATTCGAGGCGATCCGCAAAATCAAAGCGGGCGAAGAATTGTTCTTCGATTACGGAGACGAATACTGGATCAACACGGACATAGATCCTGTGGAAAGAAACTGA
- a CDS encoding RNA pyrophosphohydrolase, which produces MEKPYRKNVGMVVFNSRGEVLVGERLNFLGSWQFPQGGIDEEEDPTTAALRELYEEVGIDTGKIVSEYPEWIPYDFPENLPLNRHLQKYRGQLQKWFLIHWDGEANQCDLDVHEREFETVRFIPIEKTLETVVPFKKDVYYKIVNDFGPKIRTFLGKTGTAS; this is translated from the coding sequence ATGGAAAAGCCCTACAGAAAGAACGTCGGGATGGTCGTGTTCAATTCTCGCGGAGAGGTTTTGGTCGGTGAGAGACTGAATTTTTTAGGCTCTTGGCAGTTTCCTCAAGGCGGAATCGACGAAGAGGAAGATCCCACGACGGCCGCTCTGAGGGAATTGTATGAAGAAGTCGGAATCGACACCGGTAAAATCGTATCCGAATATCCGGAATGGATTCCGTATGACTTTCCCGAAAACCTTCCTCTCAACCGTCATCTTCAGAAATACAGAGGACAGCTTCAGAAATGGTTTCTCATTCATTGGGACGGAGAAGCCAATCAATGCGATCTGGACGTTCATGAAAGGGAATTTGAAACGGTTCGGTTTATACCGATCGAAAAGACTCTGGAGACCGTCGTGCCGTTCAAAAAAGACGTATATTATAAAATTGTAAATGACTTTGGGCCTAAGATTCGAACCTTTCTCGGAAAAACAGGAACGGCATCCTAA
- a CDS encoding acylphosphatase, with the protein MGSKNNSRAKILARGKVQGVGFRYYILQRAQECRLSGFTQNLPGGEVETVVEGDKMFIEDLFKAIQRGPKGSEVKEALITWEDPKGNFRTFEIKK; encoded by the coding sequence ATGGGATCCAAAAATAATTCAAGGGCGAAGATTCTCGCGCGCGGTAAAGTGCAAGGCGTCGGGTTCCGTTATTACATTCTTCAGAGAGCGCAGGAATGCAGACTCAGCGGTTTTACGCAGAATCTTCCGGGCGGAGAAGTCGAAACCGTCGTCGAAGGCGACAAGATGTTTATCGAAGACCTTTTTAAGGCGATTCAAAGAGGACCGAAAGGTTCCGAGGTGAAAGAAGCGCTCATCACTTGGGAAGATCCGAAAGGCAATTTTAGAACGTTCGAAATCAAGAAGTAA